One genomic segment of Belonocnema kinseyi isolate 2016_QV_RU_SX_M_011 chromosome 2, B_treatae_v1, whole genome shotgun sequence includes these proteins:
- the LOC117168457 gene encoding protein RFT1 homolog translates to MTPNILKSSLENASFSIIFQIVCRGVTFLLNAFTVRHVGQDVLGVMNVRLLLLESIILSMLKEPFFKACLTNTAEHNWAQVVNLLWLTVPLCSLFSLFLGYIWLSVLTTDEELPAYYTFAVWAVAASCVIELSSLVVQLVSSAFLFVRLRIVLDSIMIAIRTLTFVCFIIYNPEYALLAFGVAQLVAAIFYTTSHYLYFQYYIKSLRKEKSKLRRRMSVNENEEEYVLSEFPFRDLKDFLPGHLENNESDAFGKLRGLTWSFFLQSILKLILTEGERLIMTMSSLLTFKQQGAYELVNNLGSLAARFIFRPIEDSSYFYFTQMVKRDKSLNEQHPGKVQESVNVLMHLCSTVASIGLIVLVFGQSYSSLLLWLYGGSKLIDESLPVFLLRTHCLAVFLLGINGVTECYTNATADSKTINKNSSYMIGESIIFVVVSCAFVNWFGPVGFIFGNCVNMGLRIILSISFINKRHAETNYRPLRGLVPKPVFSGSLILAALVTNVSQAYFFPDAKLFHFIIGVIMFVLVMLSWAYEHQDLILLAVNKWYDRRNGRRKSE, encoded by the exons atgacacctaatattttaaaaagcagtttgGAGAATGCTTCTTTTAGTATTATATTCCAG ataGTATGTCGCGGCGTAACATTCCTGTTAAATGCCTTTACGGTGCGACATGTAGGTCAGGACGTACTGGGAGTAATGAACGTTCGATTGTTATTGCTAGAATCGATAATTCTATCTATGTTAAAAGAACCATTTTTCAAAGCTTGTTTGACGAATACAGCTGAGCACAATTGGGCTCAAGTTGTGAATCTATTATGGCTGAC agTACCACTGTGTAGCCTTTTTTCGCTTTTTCTCGGATATATCTGGCTTTCCGTTTTGACAACAGACGAAGAATTGCCAGCATATTACACATTTGCTGTTTGGGCAGTCGCAGCATCTTGTGTGATTGAATTATCTTCGCTTGTTGTTCAACTAGTTTCCAGTGCATTTCTATTCGTGAGATTAAGA ATAGTTCTAGATTCAATTATGATCGCAATTCGAACTCTGACATTCGTTTGCTTCATAATTTACAATCCAGAATACGCATTACTGGCATTTGGAGTAGCCCAGTTAGTGGCAGCAATATTTTACACTACGAGTCACTATCTCTACTtccaatattatattaaaagtttgagaaaagaaaaaagtaagttGAGGAGGAGGATGTCCGTGAATGAAAATGAAGAAGAGTACGTCTTATCTGAATTCCCATTCAGAGATTTAAAGGACTTTTTACCTGGTCATCTTGAGAATAAC GAAAGTGATGCGTTTGGGAAACTGCGCGGACTCACATGGAGCTTTTTCCTGCAAagcattttgaaattaatattaaccGAGGGCGAAAGACTGATCATGACCATGTCTTCTCTACTCACATTTAAACAGCAGGGAGCATATGAACTAGTCAATAACTTGGGCTCCTTAGCAGCTAGATTTATTTTTCGTCCCATCGAGGACAGTTCTTATTTCTACTTTACTCAAATGGTCAAGCGAGATAAATCATTAAACGAGCAACATCCA ggaAAAGTACAAGAAAGCGTCAACGTTTTGATGCATCTTTGCTCTACAGTCGCCTCCATAGGTTTGATCGTGTTAGTCTTTGGCCAATCCTATTCGTCGCTATTACTCTGGCTGTATGGCGGTTCTAAATTAATTGATGAATCGTTGCCCGTTTTCTTACTGAGGACGCACTGCTTGGCcgtttttttattaggaattaatGGAGTTACAGAGTGCTATACAAATGCTACTGCTGACAGTAAAACTATCAATAAGAACAGCAGTTACATGATTGGGGAATCAATCATTTTCGTGGTTGTTTCCTGCGCCTTTGTCAATTGGTTCGGGCCAGTAGGATTTATATTCGGCAACTGTGTCAATATGGGACTGAGAATTATTCTCTCGATTTCATTCATTAATAAGAGGCACGCAGAGACAAATTATCGTCCGCTTCGTGGTCTCGTCCCGAAACCAGTTTTCAGCGGCTCTTTAATTTTAGCTGCATTAGTCACCAACGTTTCGCAA GCTTACTTCTTCCCGGATGCAAAACTATTCCACTTTATTATAGGGGTAATTATGTTTGTATTAGTAATGTTGTCTTGGGCCTACGAGCACCAAGATTTAATTCTTCTGGCCGTCAACAAGTGGTACGACAGAAGAAATGGTCGTCGAAAGAGTGAATGA
- the LOC117168458 gene encoding S-adenosylmethionine mitochondrial carrier protein-like, translating into MFREDTKPANESHARNIFLSSLISGAFAGTICDLVFFPIDTLKTRLQSQHGFMKSGGFKRLYQGILPVMIGSAPAASLFFVTYEGIKEFLQPNVPFHYHWMVHMGAAATGEMVACLIRVPVEVIKQRKQALLGDTISSLGLKTLYRGYGSTVLRDMPFGFTQMPLWEYFKFRYRQHVHRECTPLEGAACGAASVAISASITTPLDVTKTRIMLASTSAGKDEVKIVSMFRQIYRENGVRGLFAGFYPRVCGFTVGGLLFFGIYEQAKKTCQTIFPYTSSTRC; encoded by the exons ATGTTTCGGGAAGATACAAAACCTGCAAACGAATCGCATGCGAGGAATATATTCCTTTCGTCTTTGATC TCTGGAGCATTCGCAGGAACGATATGTGATCTAGTATTTTTTCCGATCGATACTTTAAAAACCAGATTACAAAGTCAGCATGGATTTATGAAATCCGGGGGTTTCAAACGCCTTTATCAGGGAATTTTACCTGTAATGATAGGATCTGCGCCTGCAG CTTCACTGTTTTTCGTAACTTATGAGGGTATAAAGGAATTTCTTCAGCCAAATGTACCTTTCCATTATCATTGGATGGTACACATGGGGGCTGCCGCCACTGGTGAAATG GTTGCATGTTTAATTCGAGTACCTGTGGAAGTAATTAAACAAAGAAAGCAAGCATTGTTGGGAGACACGATAAGTTCCTTAGGTTTGAAAACGTTGTACCGAGGATATGGTAGCACAGTTCTTCGAGATATGCCGTTTGGTTTTACACAAATGCCTCTatgggaatattttaaatttcgatataGACAACACGTCCATAGAGAATGTACTCCCTTGGAAGGAGCTGCATGCGGGGCAGCCTCAG TTGCAATTTCTGCTTCCATCACGACACCATTGGACGTTACAAAAACAAGAATAATGTTAGCTAGCACGTCTGCTGGTAAAGATGAAGTTAAAATTGTCTCCATGTTCCGTCAAATCTACCGGGAAAATGGAGTTCGGGG TCTGTTTGCGGGATTCTATCCGAGAGTTTGTGGCTTCACAGTAGGAGGGCTATTATTTTTCGGAATATATGAACAAGCTAAGAAAACTTGCCAAacaatattcccatacacgtctTCGACTCGATGCTGA
- the LOC117168459 gene encoding uncharacterized protein LOC117168459 has translation MERSIEKAMDKVINTEGVTGVILTDHSGLCLGVKGNATTDSAGIVAAIADQVEKLEETENAPIISLQGDNRQCAIQRKGPVVGAIYKTVSS, from the exons ATGGAGAGGAGTATCGAAAAAGCAATGGACAAAGT GATAAACACTGAAGGTGTTACAGGTGTTATTTTGACTGATCACTCTGGCCTTTGTTTGGgag TGAAAGGTAATGCGACAACAGACAGTGCAGGAATAGTAGCAGCGATCGCTGATCAAGTTGAAAAACTAGAAGAGACAGAAAATGCTCCCATAATTTCATTGCAAGGTGACAACAG ACAATGTGCGATCCAGCGGAAGGGGCCAGTTGTTGGAGCGATATACAAAACCGTTTCATCCTGA